The proteins below are encoded in one region of Paenibacillus sp. YYML68:
- a CDS encoding CpaF family protein: MSLLDKIQAKAGASAADTSSAVQEERGSSPAVEPQGPMKKDLLTTFRHIRGSEPRPKEQTAAITKHQELKNKLHKQILNDLKDDEVESIIPKLDAMAVQLIMEDESFRGKVDRKKVVEELMHDLTGFGPINPLLLDPEVSEVMVNGPNQVYVERSGKLELSYVQFRDDEHVLHIIEKIVAPIGRRVDESSPMVDARLPDGSRVNVIIPPLALRGPTITIRKFSKKPYTIESLIQFGTISRDMAIFLEACVKARLNIFVSGGTGSGKTTSLNVLSSFIPSDERIVTIEDAAELQLSQEHVVSLESRPPNIEGKGAISIRDLVRNSLRMRPERIVIGEVRGGEALDMLQAMNTGHDGSLATGHSNSPRDMISRLETMVLMAGIELPIKAIREQIAGALDLIIQQSRLKDGSRKITHITEVQGMEGDVIVLQDIFVYTQTGVDEEGKAIGRLRPTGVRPKFFERLETSGIHVPASVFIEED, from the coding sequence ATGAGCCTATTGGACAAAATTCAAGCGAAGGCCGGTGCCTCCGCTGCGGATACAAGCTCTGCTGTGCAGGAGGAGCGCGGGAGTAGTCCGGCTGTCGAGCCGCAAGGGCCGATGAAGAAGGATCTGCTGACGACCTTCCGCCACATTCGCGGCTCGGAGCCGCGTCCGAAGGAGCAGACCGCTGCGATTACGAAGCATCAAGAGCTGAAGAATAAGCTGCACAAGCAGATCTTGAACGATCTGAAGGATGACGAGGTCGAATCGATCATTCCGAAGCTGGACGCGATGGCGGTGCAGCTGATCATGGAGGATGAATCGTTCCGCGGCAAGGTCGATCGGAAGAAGGTTGTGGAGGAGCTGATGCATGACCTGACCGGCTTCGGGCCGATCAATCCGCTGCTGCTCGACCCCGAGGTGAGCGAGGTGATGGTGAACGGGCCGAATCAGGTGTATGTGGAGCGCAGCGGCAAGCTCGAGCTATCCTACGTGCAATTCCGTGACGATGAGCATGTGCTTCATATTATTGAGAAGATCGTCGCCCCCATCGGACGCCGTGTCGACGAGAGCAGCCCGATGGTCGATGCGCGACTGCCAGACGGATCGCGTGTCAATGTGATCATTCCGCCCCTAGCGCTCAGGGGACCGACTATTACGATCCGTAAATTTTCGAAAAAGCCGTATACGATCGAGAGCTTGATCCAATTCGGCACCATCTCCCGCGATATGGCGATCTTCCTCGAGGCGTGCGTCAAGGCGCGGCTGAACATCTTCGTCAGCGGGGGAACCGGCTCAGGAAAGACGACGTCACTGAACGTCTTGTCGTCGTTCATTCCTAGTGATGAGCGCATCGTGACGATCGAGGACGCGGCAGAGCTGCAGCTGTCTCAGGAGCACGTCGTCTCGCTCGAGTCGCGGCCACCGAATATTGAAGGGAAGGGAGCCATCTCGATTCGCGATCTCGTGCGCAACTCCTTGCGGATGCGTCCAGAGCGGATCGTGATCGGTGAGGTGCGGGGCGGCGAGGCGCTCGATATGCTGCAGGCAATGAATACGGGGCATGACGGCTCACTTGCCACCGGTCACTCGAACAGTCCGCGCGATATGATCTCCCGCCTCGAGACGATGGTGCTGATGGCCGGTATTGAGCTGCCGATCAAGGCGATCCGCGAGCAGATCGCAGGGGCGCTCGACCTGATCATCCAGCAGTCCCGCTTGAAGGACGGCTCCCGCAAAATTACGCATATTACCGAGGTGCAGGGGATGGAGGGCGATGTGATCGTGCTCCAGGATATTTTTGTATACACGCAAACAGGGGTGGATGAGGAAGGCAAGGCGATCGGCAGGCTTCGCCCGACTGGTGTTCGTCCGAAGTTCTTCGAGCGACTGGAGACGTCTGGCATCCATGTTCCTGCATCTGTGTTCATTGAGGAGGATTGA